In Musa acuminata AAA Group cultivar baxijiao chromosome BXJ2-8, Cavendish_Baxijiao_AAA, whole genome shotgun sequence, one genomic interval encodes:
- the LOC135618962 gene encoding uncharacterized protein LOC135618962, with the protein MATISALSTSLYSSIPHRGVVPRSFRPLPRLLSLSFSPLPSPLIRRSLFLLPSKPFPASWRSRKAVAEGEAAASEEEPTAEAVAAAATTAEEEDATVAVAVSPSDMLTMFFQAEGTMDESAISGVSKALEGQEGISDLNVRVAEGIATVELTKQTTVQATGVASNLLEVIQGAGFKLQALNLSFDDEEDAVS; encoded by the exons ATGGCCACCATTTCTGCACTCTCTACCTCACTCTACTCATCTATCCCTCACCGAGGCGTCGTTCCCCGTTCTTTCCGCCCCCTTCCtcgtctcctctccctctccttctctccGCTCCCATCCCCTCTCATCCGACGGAGCCTCTTCCTCCTTCCGTCGAAGCCCTTCCCGGCCTCCTGGAGATCCCGCAAGGCCGTCGCCGAAGGGGAGGCCGCGGCCTCGGAGGAGGAACCAACGGCGGAGGCAGTAGCGGCTGCGGCGacgacggcggaggaggaggatgccACGGTCGCCGTCGCGGTCTCGCCCTCGGACATGCTCACCATGTTCTTCCAG GCCGAAGGAACAATGGATGAGTCGGCGATTTCTGGTGTGAGCAAGGCTTTAGAG GGACAGGAAGGAATCAGTGATTTGAATGTTCGAGTGGCTGAGGGTATTGCAACTGTTGAG TTAACAAAACAGACGACGGTTCAAGCTACTGGAGTGGCTTCCAATTTACTTGAGGTCATACAAGGAGCAGGCTTCAAGTTGCAAGCTTTAAATTTGAGTTTTGACGATGAAGAGGATGCTGTCAGCTAA
- the LOC103993400 gene encoding uncharacterized protein LOC103993400, whose protein sequence is MASCLITLLTPMVPTSSSPPSPGLWKPHAAAHATNFFPVLSSPCALSTAFRGHHHFRGNGTMRRRLVVRAGPPSTNSLIFAFVLPLSLLLGTIFTAARVADRLDEKYLEELAMNKAIMEEKEAEEDDSDKDGKVAAEEDESILPDEEEGVAAVPRVRNRPKREAQL, encoded by the exons ATGGCTTCATGTCTCATCACTCTCCTCACGCCCATGGTGCCAACATCCAGCTCACCTCCTTCGCCCGGTCTCTGGAAGCCACATGCCGCCGCTCATGCTACCAATTTCTTCCCTGTTCTCTCCTCCCCCTGTGCTCTTTCCACCGCCTTCAGAGGCCACCACCATTTTAGGGGTAATGGTACCATGAGGAGGAGATTGGTGGTGAGGGCTGGGCCCCCTAGCACCAACAGCCTTATCTTTGCCTTCGTGCTCCCGCTTTCCCTCCTCCTCGGCACCATCTTCACTGCCGCGCGTGTCGCCGACAGGCTCGACGAGAAGTACCTTGAGGAG CTCGCGATGAATAAAGCGATCATGGAggaaaaggaagcagaggaggatgATAGTGACAAGGACGGAAAAGTGGCGGCAGAAGAAGATGAAAGCATTTTGCCGGACGAAGAGGAGGGCGTTGCAGCCGTCCCACGTGTTCGGAACCGCCCCAAGCGAGAAGCACAATTGTAG
- the LOC103993399 gene encoding probable glycerol-3-phosphate dehydrogenase [NAD(+)] 1, cytosolic codes for MVGTVEINHSSVNSNGSRHNSNGAEERLDELRRLLGKTDGDLLKIVGVGAGAWGSVFAALLQDAYGHLRDKVQIRIWRRPGRSVDRSTAEHLFEVINSREDVLRRLIRRCAYLKYVEARLGDRTLYADEILRDGFCLNMIDTPLCPLKVVTNLQEAVWDADIVVNGLPSTETREVFEDISRYWKERITVPIIISLAKGIEAALDPVPRIVTPTQMIKCATGVPIENILYLGGPNIASEIYNKEYANARICGAEKWRKPLAKFLRQPHFIVWDNSDLVTHEVMGGLKNVYAIGAGMVAALTNESATSKSVYFAHCTSEMIFITHLLAEQPEKLAGPLLADTYVTLLKGRNAWYGQMLAKGELSLDMGDSIKGKGMIQGVSAVGAFYELLSQSSLSVLHPEEKKPVAPAELCPILKTLYKILIRRECPSQAILQALQDETMNDPRERIEIAQSQAFYRPSLLGQR; via the exons ATGGTTGGCACTGTAGAAATTAATCATAGTTCTGTCAACTCGAATGGATCCCGTCACAATTCCAATGGAGCTGAAGAAAGGCTAGATGAGCTCCGCCGTCTCCTTGGCAAGACTGATGGTGATCTGCTTAAGATTGTTGGTGTAGGGGCTGGTGCCTGGGGCAGCGTGTTTGCTGCCCTCTTGCAGGATGCATATGGTCATCTTCGCGATAAGGTTCAGATTAGAATATGGAGACGGCCTGGCAGATCAGTTGACCGTTCCACAGCGGAGCATTTGTTCGAGGTTATCAATTCACGGGAGGATGTTTTGAGGCGTTTGATCAGAAGATGTGCGTACTTGAAGTATGTGGAGGCAAGGCTCGGTGATCGAACACTGTATGCGGATGAGATATTGAGGGATGGGTTTTGCTTAAACATGATTGATACCCCACTTTGTCCATTGAAGGTTGTAACGAATTTGCAGGAGGCAGTGTGGGATGCAGATATTGTGGTTAATGGTTTGCCTTCTACGGAGACTAGGGAGGTATTTGAGGATATCAGTAGGTATTGGAAGGAGAGGATTACTGTTCCAATTATTATCTCTCTTGCAAAGGGTATAGAAGCGGCTCTAGATCCTGTCCCACGTATAGTAACACCTACTCAGATGATCAAATGTGCAA CTGGAGTTCCAATCGAGAACATTCTCTATCTTGGGGGTCCAAACATTGCTTCAGAGATTTACAACAAGGAATATGCTAATGCTCGAATCTGTGGAGCAGAGAAGTGGAGAAAACCTCTTGCCAAGTTCTTGCGGCAGCCACATTTCATTGTGTGGGATAACAGCGATCTAGTCACTCATGAAGTGATGGGTGGCTTGAAGAATGTTTATGCTATTGGTGCtg GAATGGTAGCAGCTCTAACAAATGAGAGTGCAACAAGCAAATCAGTATACTTTGCCCACTGCACTTCTGAAATGATATTTATTACTCATCTGTTGGCCGAACAACCAGAAAAACTAGCTGGTCCTTTGTTAGCCGATACATATGTGACCTTATTAAAGGGTCGGAATGCATGGTATGGACAAATGCTGGCCAAGGGAGAACTGAGTCTTGACATGGGTGACAGCATAAAAGGAAAAGGAATGATTCAG GGAGTCTCTGCAGTTGGTGCATTTTACGAGCTACTTAGCCAGTCTAGCTTAAGTGTGTTGCATCCTGAGGAGAAGAAACCCGTTGCTCCGGCTGAGCTGTGTCCCATCCTCAAAACCCTTTATAAAATACTGATTAGAAG GGAGTGTCCTTCACAAGCCATTCTTCAAGCGCTACAAGATGAAACTATGAACGATCCTCGTGAAAGGATAGAGATAGCTCAGAGTCAAGCTTTCTACAGGCCATCACTTCTCGGTCAACGTTAA